The following are from one region of the Sporocytophaga myxococcoides genome:
- the rplK gene encoding 50S ribosomal protein L11: protein MAKEIGGYLKLQVKGGAANPSPPIGPALGSKGLNIMEFCKQFNARTQDKPGVLLPVLITMYKDKSFDFVIKTPPAPILLMEAAKAKKGSAEPNRNKVGSVTWDQVKTIAETKLPDLNCSKIDSAMKMIAGTARSLGITITGKAPWES, encoded by the coding sequence ATGGCAAAAGAAATAGGCGGATATCTGAAATTGCAGGTAAAGGGCGGAGCCGCAAATCCATCTCCTCCAATCGGTCCAGCATTGGGTAGTAAAGGTTTGAATATCATGGAGTTCTGTAAGCAGTTTAATGCTAGAACACAAGATAAACCAGGTGTTTTATTACCAGTGTTAATAACAATGTATAAAGACAAGTCTTTTGACTTTGTTATTAAAACTCCTCCAGCTCCAATTCTTTTAATGGAAGCAGCAAAAGCAAAAAAAGGATCTGCAGAACCTAACAGAAATAAAGTAGGATCAGTTACCTGGGATCAGGTTAAAACGATCGCTGAAACTAAATTGCCAGACTTAAATTGTTCTAAAATTGATTCAGCGATGAAGATGATTGCCGGAACTGCCAGAAGTTTGGGTATAACAATTACAGGCAAAGCTCCTTGGGAATCTTAA
- the pyrH gene encoding UMP kinase translates to MKYKRILLKLSGEALMGNQKYGIDPEVLMRYAKEIKAVSDKGVQLAIVIGGGNIYRGVEAAATGIDRVQGDYMGMLATVINAMALQSALENIGLYTRLMSGIKIEQVCEQFIRRRAVRHLEKGRIVIFGAGTGNPYFTTDSAASLRAIEIEAQAVLKGTRVDGIYSSDPEKDPTATRFSNISFKEVYQKGLQIMDMTAFTLCKENGLPIIVFDMNKPGNLLKIAEGEDVGTLVTM, encoded by the coding sequence ATGAAATACAAAAGAATTCTTTTAAAACTAAGTGGAGAAGCATTAATGGGAAATCAAAAGTACGGTATAGATCCGGAAGTTCTCATGAGGTATGCAAAAGAAATAAAGGCTGTAAGTGATAAAGGTGTTCAGCTGGCAATTGTTATCGGAGGAGGTAATATATACAGAGGTGTTGAAGCTGCGGCTACAGGAATAGACAGAGTTCAGGGCGACTATATGGGAATGCTTGCTACTGTGATAAATGCAATGGCCCTTCAAAGCGCACTAGAAAATATTGGTCTTTATACAAGATTAATGTCTGGTATTAAGATAGAACAAGTTTGCGAGCAATTCATCAGAAGAAGAGCGGTAAGACATCTTGAGAAAGGACGAATTGTAATTTTCGGAGCAGGTACTGGAAACCCATATTTTACTACAGATTCGGCAGCAAGCTTAAGAGCTATTGAAATTGAAGCTCAGGCTGTTCTTAAAGGAACGAGAGTGGACGGAATTTATTCATCAGATCCTGAAAAAGATCCAACAGCAACAAGATTCTCCAACATTTCATTTAAGGAAGTATATCAAAAAGGTTTACAGATCATGGATATGACAGCCTTCACCCTTTGCAAAGAAAATGGTTTACCAATTATCGTATTTGATATGAATAAACCTGGCAACCTTTTGAAGATCGCAGAAGGTGAAGATGTCGGTACACTGGTAACAATGTAA
- the tuf gene encoding elongation factor Tu: MAKETFDRSKPHVNIGTIGHVDHGKTTLTAAITKVLSEKGLAEKRDFSTIDNAPEEKERGITINTSHVEYATANRHYAHVDCPGHADYVKNMVTGAAQMDGAILVVAATDGPMPQTREHILLARQVGVPALVVFMNKVDLVDDPELLDLVEMEVRELLSFYEFPGDTISIIRGSALGGLNGDAKWVATIEELMNAVDNDIPIPPRMTELPFLMPVEDVFSITGRGTVATGRIERGVINSGEPVDILGMGAENLKSTVTGVEMFRKILDRGEAGDNVGLLLRGIEKDQIRRGMVICKPGSVTPHLEFKAEIYVLSKEEGGRHTPFFNKYRPQFYMRTTDVTGEIILPEGTEMVMPGDNITITVKLINSVAMEKGLRFAIREGGRTVGAGQVTEILK, encoded by the coding sequence ATGGCTAAAGAAACTTTTGACCGTTCCAAACCTCACGTGAATATAGGTACTATAGGTCACGTAGACCACGGTAAAACAACTTTGACTGCCGCAATCACTAAAGTATTGTCAGAAAAAGGTCTAGCAGAGAAAAGAGATTTCTCTACTATTGACAACGCTCCTGAAGAAAAAGAAAGAGGTATTACTATCAATACTTCTCACGTGGAGTATGCTACAGCTAACAGACACTATGCTCACGTTGACTGTCCAGGTCACGCTGACTATGTGAAAAACATGGTTACTGGTGCTGCCCAGATGGACGGTGCTATCCTTGTGGTTGCTGCTACTGACGGACCAATGCCTCAAACTAGAGAGCATATTCTTCTTGCTCGTCAGGTAGGTGTTCCTGCTCTAGTTGTTTTCATGAACAAAGTTGACTTAGTTGACGATCCTGAACTTCTTGACTTAGTTGAGATGGAAGTTAGAGAACTACTTAGCTTCTACGAATTCCCTGGTGATACAATCTCTATAATCAGAGGTTCTGCTCTAGGTGGATTGAATGGAGATGCTAAATGGGTAGCTACAATCGAAGAGCTAATGAATGCGGTTGATAACGATATTCCGATTCCTCCTCGTATGACAGAGCTTCCTTTCTTGATGCCAGTTGAAGACGTTTTCTCTATCACAGGTAGAGGTACTGTTGCAACAGGTAGAATTGAAAGAGGTGTTATTAACTCTGGAGAGCCTGTTGATATTCTTGGTATGGGTGCTGAAAACCTTAAGTCTACAGTTACTGGAGTTGAGATGTTCAGAAAAATCCTTGATAGAGGAGAAGCTGGCGATAACGTTGGTTTACTTCTAAGAGGTATTGAGAAAGATCAGATCAGAAGAGGAATGGTAATCTGTAAGCCAGGTTCTGTAACTCCTCATTTAGAATTCAAAGCTGAGATTTATGTTCTTTCAAAAGAGGAAGGTGGAAGACATACACCATTCTTCAACAAATACAGACCTCAGTTCTATATGAGAACAACTGACGTTACTGGCGAAATCATCCTTCCTGAAGGAACTGAAATGGTTATGCCTGGTGACAATATCACAATCACTGTAAAACTAATCAACTCTGTTGCGATGGAGAAAGGATTAAGATTTGCGATCAGAGAAGGTGGTAGAACAGTAGGTGCTGGTCAGGTAACTGAAATTTTAAAATAA
- the frr gene encoding ribosome recycling factor, producing MEEIQLYLDEAKDAMQKALKHTEAEFAKIRAGKAMPSMVHGVSVSYYGIDTPLEQVSSITTPDARTILIKPFEKKLISEIEKAIKDSNLGFNPQNDGENIRISLPPLTEERRKALVKQVKGESENGKIGIRNIRKDTNEELRKLQKEGASEDEIKKAEEKVQSLTNDFIAKIDQVLAKKEAEIMTV from the coding sequence ATGGAAGAAATTCAATTATACCTGGACGAAGCAAAGGATGCAATGCAAAAAGCATTGAAGCATACTGAAGCTGAATTCGCTAAAATACGTGCCGGCAAAGCTATGCCGTCAATGGTTCACGGAGTTTCTGTAAGCTATTATGGTATAGACACGCCGTTAGAACAAGTGTCGTCAATCACTACTCCGGATGCAAGAACAATTTTGATCAAGCCTTTCGAAAAAAAGCTGATCTCTGAAATTGAAAAGGCTATTAAAGACAGTAATCTTGGTTTCAATCCTCAAAATGACGGTGAAAACATCAGAATCTCTTTACCTCCTCTTACTGAAGAGAGAAGAAAAGCTCTTGTAAAACAAGTGAAAGGTGAGTCAGAAAATGGAAAGATCGGCATCCGTAATATCAGAAAAGACACTAATGAAGAATTAAGAAAACTTCAAAAAGAGGGTGCTTCAGAAGATGAAATCAAAAAAGCCGAAGAGAAAGTACAATCTTTGACTAATGACTTTATTGCAAAAATAGATCAGGTTTTAGCTAAGAAAGAAGCTGAAATAATGACTGTTTAA
- a CDS encoding acetyl-CoA carboxylase biotin carboxyl carrier protein subunit: MLKIKTSNQNFIEFHKEGDKLILNGSPLNWDISELAYQKSYHIIKENKSYSVEVLKFDREQKMLYLRINDKELQITLQDTRDLMLEKLGVSNKRSETLNDIKAPMPGKVLEIKVKEGQTIEKGEPILILEAMKMENLIKSPGTGIVKSIQIKEGQSVEKNQVLIRL, translated from the coding sequence ATGTTAAAAATAAAAACTAGTAATCAAAATTTTATTGAGTTTCATAAAGAAGGTGATAAGCTTATCCTTAATGGAAGTCCTTTAAACTGGGACATTTCCGAACTGGCTTATCAAAAATCTTATCATATTATTAAAGAAAACAAAAGCTATTCTGTGGAAGTATTAAAATTCGACAGAGAGCAGAAGATGCTCTATTTAAGAATAAACGATAAGGAACTTCAGATTACGCTCCAGGATACCAGAGATCTTATGCTCGAAAAACTTGGAGTCAGTAACAAGAGATCCGAAACTCTCAATGACATAAAAGCTCCAATGCCAGGAAAAGTTTTAGAGATAAAAGTAAAAGAAGGTCAGACCATTGAGAAAGGAGAACCTATATTGATCCTTGAAGCCATGAAGATGGAAAATCTGATAAAATCTCCAGGAACAGGTATTGTTAAAAGTATTCAAATTAAGGAAGGACAGAGTGTCGAAAAAAATCAGGTACTGATCAGGTTATAA
- a CDS encoding O-antigen ligase family protein has product MDSFHILANQGILALTGFALLYFLLNIRNFSVFLVEKRFSVFILIFITFIISLLKTNPENQKYAALQFELHYQFLALPFLFAVLPPFPKKLYYDTFFLFLLIVFVCSVGSTAIYFQNKEYFDWAYGKSHLIPTPINHVRYSLMVTFAIFVSFYLLVKNYFNDLFFKFLNIAILIFLIFYQHLLAVRSGLVAFYAVLLLIIFYSITSKNFKNGILVFLGAIALITISFFSLDTLRNKWGYTMYDWNLSDIKDKANHYSIGKRLVSQQVTFELFRDHPIFGVGEGNLEAEVRKGYEKNFSYVEPANRLSPHNQYLRTLAATGILGFIIFMCCFYFPLFSGKNYKSKILLSIYIITSVSFLFEDTLETKAGLTFTFFFIMFCLHYTKAIRSDRDLIHDLEKRQS; this is encoded by the coding sequence ATGGATAGTTTCCATATCCTTGCAAACCAAGGCATACTAGCTTTAACAGGATTTGCTTTACTTTATTTTTTATTGAATATCAGAAATTTTAGCGTTTTTCTAGTTGAAAAAAGATTTTCAGTTTTCATCCTTATTTTTATTACATTCATAATAAGTCTTTTAAAAACGAATCCTGAAAATCAAAAATATGCAGCCCTACAATTTGAACTGCATTATCAATTTCTTGCATTGCCATTTTTATTTGCTGTGCTTCCTCCCTTTCCCAAAAAACTCTATTACGATACTTTTTTTCTCTTTCTTCTCATTGTTTTTGTTTGCTCGGTGGGTAGCACTGCTATTTACTTTCAAAATAAAGAATACTTTGACTGGGCATATGGCAAATCACATCTGATACCCACCCCCATAAATCATGTTCGCTATAGTCTAATGGTTACCTTCGCGATATTTGTCTCCTTTTATCTATTAGTGAAAAATTATTTTAATGATCTTTTCTTTAAATTTCTGAATATTGCAATCCTTATATTTCTCATCTTTTATCAGCATCTTCTAGCTGTCAGATCTGGATTAGTTGCGTTTTATGCAGTACTTCTATTAATTATCTTTTATTCAATAACTTCAAAAAACTTTAAAAATGGCATTCTAGTTTTTTTAGGTGCAATTGCATTAATTACGATTTCGTTCTTTTCACTTGATACCCTGAGGAATAAATGGGGATATACAATGTATGACTGGAACTTAAGTGATATTAAAGATAAAGCAAATCATTACTCTATTGGAAAAAGGTTAGTCTCTCAGCAGGTAACATTCGAGTTGTTCAGAGATCATCCAATTTTTGGAGTAGGTGAAGGAAACTTAGAAGCTGAGGTAAGAAAAGGTTACGAAAAAAACTTCTCATACGTAGAACCGGCTAATCGACTGAGTCCACATAATCAATACCTAAGAACACTTGCAGCTACTGGCATTCTGGGATTTATCATCTTTATGTGCTGTTTTTATTTTCCATTGTTCTCGGGCAAAAATTACAAATCCAAAATTCTTTTGTCCATATACATTATTACCTCTGTTTCATTCTTGTTTGAAGACACACTAGAAACCAAGGCAGGCCTGACATTTACTTTTTTCTTTATCATGTTTTGCCTTCATTACACAAAAGCGATAAGGTCGGACAGGGATTTAATTCATGATTTAGAGAAGAGACAAAGTTAA
- a CDS encoding sigma-70 family RNA polymerase sigma factor, translating into MEENRENIRKDLSKAEKDAQFEKEFMPLIDSLYNFAYRLTLDEDDANDLVQETYLKAYRFFNSYEQGTNAKAWLFRILKNSFINDFRKKSKEPSKVDYQEVESYYNSDDVDESITTDLRIESLQEMIGDEVATALNALAVDFRTIIILCDLEGFTYEEMAKILDIPIGTVRSRLHRARNLLKEKLKAYAGTMGYNK; encoded by the coding sequence ATGGAAGAGAATAGAGAAAATATAAGAAAGGATTTAAGCAAAGCGGAGAAAGATGCTCAGTTTGAAAAGGAGTTTATGCCTTTAATTGATTCTCTTTATAATTTTGCTTATCGTCTGACCCTTGATGAAGACGATGCAAATGATCTTGTACAAGAGACCTATTTAAAGGCTTATCGATTCTTTAATTCATACGAGCAAGGTACAAATGCTAAAGCCTGGCTGTTCAGAATATTGAAAAACAGCTTTATAAATGATTTTAGAAAGAAAAGCAAGGAACCTTCAAAGGTTGATTATCAGGAAGTAGAGTCTTATTATAACTCAGATGACGTGGATGAAAGTATCACCACCGATCTTAGGATAGAATCTTTGCAGGAAATGATTGGGGATGAGGTTGCTACTGCGCTGAATGCATTGGCAGTGGATTTCAGAACTATTATTATTCTTTGCGACCTTGAGGGATTTACTTATGAAGAAATGGCCAAAATTCTTGATATTCCTATCGGTACAGTTAGGTCAAGATTGCATAGGGCTAGAAACTTATTAAAGGAAAAGTTGAAAGCTTATGCTGGTACAATGGGCTATAACAAATAA
- the nusG gene encoding transcription termination/antitermination protein NusG, with the protein MSQLQWYVVRAVSGQEKKVKSYLENEIVRQNLQEFVPQVLIPSEKVYEMRNGKKRVRERNFFPGYVLIQADINHGEAAHIITSIPGVIGFLGSSETGAASKKPVPLRQSEVNRILGKVDQVDEREEKLETPFIVGELVKVMDGPFNGFTGSVEEVFEERKKLNVMVKIFGRNTPVELNYMQVEKVQ; encoded by the coding sequence ATGAGTCAATTACAATGGTATGTTGTTAGGGCGGTAAGTGGTCAAGAAAAGAAAGTAAAAAGCTATCTTGAAAACGAAATCGTAAGACAGAATCTTCAAGAGTTTGTTCCTCAGGTTTTGATACCTTCAGAAAAGGTATATGAAATGAGAAATGGGAAAAAGAGAGTACGTGAGAGAAATTTTTTCCCTGGATATGTACTAATTCAAGCAGATATAAATCACGGCGAAGCAGCACACATTATTACAAGTATTCCTGGAGTTATAGGATTCCTGGGATCTAGTGAAACAGGTGCAGCTTCAAAAAAACCAGTACCATTAAGACAATCTGAAGTTAACAGGATTCTTGGAAAAGTGGATCAGGTTGATGAAAGAGAAGAAAAACTGGAAACTCCTTTTATAGTAGGAGAGCTGGTTAAAGTTATGGATGGTCCGTTCAACGGATTTACAGGTTCTGTAGAAGAAGTATTTGAAGAAAGAAAGAAGCTCAATGTTATGGTGAAAATTTTCGGAAGAAATACACCGGTTGAGTTGAATTATATGCAAGTAGAAAAAGTTCAGTAA
- the gmk gene encoding guanylate kinase, producing MEDGKLIIFSAPSGSGKTTIVKHLLAKNNNLGYSISACTRDKRGRNETYGKDYYFLTPEEFKQKIDQEDFVEWEQVYPGQFYGTLKSEINRIWSEGKSAVFDVDVKGGLSLKKFYGDKALAIFVKCPSMEVLEQRLRERKTDTEESISARLFKVKFEMSFENQFDITLVNNDLEEALKGAQQLVDDFLNGKISFPQKG from the coding sequence ATGGAAGATGGCAAATTAATCATTTTTTCAGCTCCCTCTGGATCTGGTAAAACGACTATTGTCAAGCATCTGCTTGCCAAAAATAATAATCTGGGATACTCAATTTCTGCTTGTACACGCGACAAAAGAGGTCGTAATGAAACTTATGGAAAAGATTATTATTTCCTTACCCCAGAAGAATTCAAACAAAAAATTGATCAAGAAGATTTTGTTGAATGGGAACAAGTATACCCCGGCCAATTCTATGGTACTTTAAAATCTGAAATTAACAGAATTTGGAGTGAAGGGAAAAGTGCAGTTTTCGATGTTGATGTTAAAGGCGGCCTTAGTCTGAAAAAATTCTATGGTGATAAGGCATTAGCAATTTTTGTGAAATGTCCATCTATGGAAGTTTTGGAACAAAGACTGAGAGAAAGAAAAACAGATACAGAGGAAAGTATTTCTGCGAGATTATTCAAAGTGAAATTTGAAATGAGCTTTGAAAATCAGTTTGATATTACTTTGGTAAATAATGATTTGGAAGAGGCATTAAAAGGAGCTCAACAACTAGTAGATGATTTTCTTAATGGAAAAATCAGTTTTCCTCAAAAAGGTTGA
- the nadD gene encoding nicotinate (nicotinamide) nucleotide adenylyltransferase has protein sequence MKVGLFFGSFNPIHIGHLIIGNVMAEHADLDEVWYVVTPQNPLKKNNTLLHEFDRYDMVNLAIMDHPKFRVSDVEFHLPKPSYTIDTLTYIQEKFPKNKFVLIIGEDNLCQLPKWKNFNSILEYFELYVYPRPDSGDCELKNHKNVRFVEAPLLDISATYIRQSIKKNLSVKYMITQEVETFIKNKNLYR, from the coding sequence ATGAAAGTTGGTCTTTTTTTTGGTTCGTTTAACCCTATCCACATAGGTCACCTGATTATCGGGAACGTAATGGCTGAGCATGCTGACCTTGACGAAGTATGGTATGTTGTGACACCCCAGAATCCTCTGAAAAAAAATAATACTTTACTTCACGAGTTTGACCGGTATGATATGGTAAATCTGGCCATAATGGATCATCCGAAATTTCGCGTCAGCGATGTTGAATTCCATTTACCTAAGCCGAGTTATACTATAGATACGCTGACTTATATTCAGGAGAAATTTCCTAAAAATAAGTTTGTTCTTATTATCGGAGAGGATAACCTTTGTCAACTTCCCAAATGGAAAAATTTCAACAGTATACTGGAGTATTTTGAATTGTATGTTTATCCAAGGCCGGATTCAGGTGATTGTGAATTGAAAAATCATAAAAATGTAAGGTTTGTGGAGGCTCCTTTACTGGATATTTCTGCTACTTACATCAGGCAGTCAATCAAAAAAAATCTTTCTGTAAAATATATGATAACTCAAGAGGTAGAGACTTTTATTAAAAATAAAAATCTCTACCGTTAA
- a CDS encoding M1 family metallopeptidase, whose translation MSFSVSTGRFFLIPLLLLLFSCKSLKKNDKTVLVAEKEKKSVPTFKTSNGPYQPSRTRPVDLLHTKLEVSFDWKNQYLNGVAYLTFKPLFYPQKGLVLDAKGMDIHSVDLVTPNAIPLKYLYNKEKLDITLDKVYQSKDTFLIRIKYTAKPNEIKKGGSEAITDDRGLYFINADGKDPQKPVQIWTQGETEANSCWFPTIDSPNEKTTQEMFITVDSAFTVLSNGELVYQKANKDGTNTFYWKQDLPHAPYLFMMAIGKYSIIEDQMTDTRFDWDDFKINYYVEPQYGKYAKSIFGNTPEMIAFFSSLLKYKFPWDKYSQVVVRDFVSGAMENTSASVFMEALQSDDRELLDESWDPIIAHELFHHWFGDLVTAESWANLPLNESFANYSEYLWLNYKYGKDEADQHAETEEKQYFDEANHKQEPLIRFHYHDREDMFDRHSYNKGGRVLHTLRTVVGDSAFFEALNLYLKRNQFKPAEIHDLRLAFEEVTGIDLNWFFNQWFLAPGHPSLKIESQYSSGMLSLTVEQQQDTLRTPIYRIPFKLDVWVNGMKNTYHLELTKSKQSFSLPCAAQPNLVHFDPENEVLSKKSHEKTDEELIFQFKNSHGYFGRKDALVAYFDLSKAENQEMAQAKFKTKDFESLLKGALNDRFWGIRDYALDQFSRYVIPNIENYIPDLERIASSDSKPAVRAQAIYLLSSYDNKRFVDLYYKGLDEKAYSVVGASLSSLLKAKDANIEKKIPEFESIDNINIIIPLANYFINSKDTTKYIWFKKNMQTSEDRRTYALLSYFSQYLAILPEAEKNEGKQLLKKISETNKHEVIRNAANYYLQMLK comes from the coding sequence ATGAGTTTTTCTGTTTCAACAGGGCGGTTCTTTCTGATACCCCTCTTGCTGCTATTATTTTCTTGTAAATCATTAAAAAAAAATGATAAAACAGTACTGGTAGCTGAAAAGGAGAAAAAAAGTGTTCCTACTTTTAAGACAAGTAATGGTCCTTATCAGCCGTCACGAACAAGGCCGGTAGATTTACTTCATACTAAACTGGAAGTTTCATTCGACTGGAAGAACCAATACCTTAATGGTGTAGCCTATTTAACTTTTAAACCCCTGTTTTATCCTCAAAAAGGACTTGTGTTGGATGCAAAGGGAATGGACATACATTCTGTAGATTTGGTAACCCCAAATGCAATTCCCCTAAAATATTTGTATAATAAAGAAAAACTGGATATTACTCTTGATAAGGTTTATCAAAGTAAGGATACTTTTCTGATCCGAATAAAATACACCGCGAAGCCAAATGAAATTAAAAAAGGAGGGAGTGAAGCAATCACTGATGATAGAGGTTTGTATTTTATAAACGCAGATGGAAAGGATCCTCAGAAACCTGTTCAAATATGGACGCAAGGTGAAACCGAAGCCAATTCATGCTGGTTTCCTACCATTGATTCTCCGAATGAAAAGACTACTCAGGAAATGTTTATTACAGTTGATTCAGCCTTTACTGTTCTTTCTAACGGAGAACTGGTTTATCAAAAAGCCAATAAAGATGGAACCAACACTTTTTATTGGAAACAGGATCTTCCTCATGCACCATACCTTTTTATGATGGCAATAGGAAAATATTCTATTATCGAAGATCAAATGACAGATACACGATTTGATTGGGATGATTTTAAAATTAATTATTATGTAGAACCTCAGTATGGGAAGTATGCCAAATCGATTTTTGGGAATACACCTGAAATGATTGCTTTTTTCTCCTCATTGTTAAAATATAAATTTCCCTGGGATAAATATTCACAGGTTGTAGTAAGGGATTTTGTATCAGGCGCTATGGAGAATACTTCTGCGTCAGTTTTTATGGAAGCTCTTCAATCTGATGATAGAGAATTGCTTGACGAAAGCTGGGATCCAATCATTGCCCATGAACTATTTCACCATTGGTTTGGCGATTTAGTTACTGCCGAATCCTGGGCTAACTTACCATTAAATGAATCATTTGCAAATTATTCTGAATATCTGTGGCTGAATTATAAATACGGAAAGGATGAGGCTGATCAGCATGCTGAAACAGAAGAGAAGCAATACTTTGATGAAGCAAATCACAAACAGGAACCTTTGATCAGATTTCATTATCACGATAGGGAGGATATGTTTGATAGACATAGCTATAATAAAGGAGGAAGGGTTTTACATACTCTGAGAACGGTTGTTGGGGATTCTGCTTTTTTCGAAGCTTTAAATTTGTATCTAAAACGAAATCAGTTTAAACCTGCAGAAATTCATGATTTAAGGCTTGCATTTGAGGAAGTGACCGGAATCGATTTGAATTGGTTTTTTAATCAATGGTTTTTAGCTCCGGGGCACCCCAGTCTTAAAATTGAAAGTCAGTATAGCAGTGGTATGTTGAGTTTAACTGTGGAACAGCAACAGGATACCTTAAGAACTCCTATATATAGGATACCATTTAAGCTTGATGTTTGGGTAAATGGAATGAAAAATACCTATCATCTTGAACTTACTAAATCAAAGCAGAGTTTTTCCCTGCCTTGTGCTGCTCAGCCGAATCTTGTGCACTTTGATCCTGAAAATGAAGTCTTATCTAAGAAGTCTCATGAAAAAACAGATGAAGAGCTTATTTTTCAATTCAAAAATTCTCATGGGTATTTCGGAAGAAAAGATGCCTTGGTGGCTTATTTTGATCTGAGTAAAGCTGAAAATCAGGAAATGGCTCAGGCAAAATTCAAAACCAAAGATTTTGAAAGTCTATTAAAAGGCGCGCTAAATGATAGATTCTGGGGTATAAGAGATTATGCTTTGGATCAGTTTTCTAGATATGTTATTCCCAATATTGAAAATTATATACCAGACCTTGAAAGAATTGCGTCATCCGATAGTAAGCCTGCAGTTAGAGCCCAGGCTATTTATTTATTGTCATCTTATGATAATAAGAGATTTGTGGATCTTTATTATAAAGGCCTAGATGAAAAGGCCTATTCAGTTGTTGGAGCGTCACTCTCCAGTTTGTTAAAGGCAAAAGATGCAAATATTGAAAAAAAGATTCCGGAGTTTGAATCTATTGACAATATTAACATAATAATACCTCTGGCCAATTACTTTATTAATTCGAAGGATACTACAAAATACATATGGTTTAAAAAAAATATGCAAACTTCTGAAGATCGAAGGACTTATGCATTGTTGAGTTATTTTAGCCAATATCTGGCGATACTTCCGGAAGCGGAAAAGAATGAAGGGAAGCAATTGTTAAAGAAAATATCAGAAACAAATAAACATGAAGTAATCAGAAATGCTGCAAATTATTATCTGCAAATGCTTAAATAG
- a CDS encoding zf-HC2 domain-containing protein — MDKGKISECNECLHALHLLIDGEASDNQKQFLEKHIEECMPCYQSYNLDKNVKEVLKSKIEKKPVPSALIANIKDKLNESF; from the coding sequence ATGGATAAGGGAAAAATCTCTGAATGTAATGAGTGTTTGCATGCGCTTCATCTTTTAATAGATGGAGAAGCTTCTGATAATCAGAAACAATTTCTGGAAAAACATATAGAAGAATGCATGCCATGTTATCAAAGCTATAATCTTGATAAAAATGTAAAGGAGGTTTTAAAAAGCAAAATCGAAAAAAAGCCCGTTCCTTCGGCCTTAATAGCGAATATTAAGGATAAATTGAACGAAAGTTTTTAA
- the secE gene encoding preprotein translocase subunit SecE — protein MKKVIDFLKESVEEIRSRVSWPKFSELQSSTVLVLVASIIFALIIGVIDYLFKNGMSFIYENF, from the coding sequence ATGAAAAAGGTAATAGATTTTCTAAAAGAGTCAGTTGAAGAAATCAGAAGTAGAGTTTCCTGGCCGAAGTTCAGTGAACTTCAGAGCAGTACTGTCCTTGTTCTGGTTGCTTCTATCATTTTTGCACTAATAATCGGTGTTATCGATTATTTATTTAAAAACGGTATGTCCTTCATTTACGAAAACTTCTAA